In Nostoc edaphicum CCNP1411, the sequence GGCGATTAGGTTCCACCAGCTTCACTTTTATATTATCCACAAGATCGGGATGCGCTGGCGTAACAGAAATGCGTAATGGCGATGCAGAATAAAATCCGCTTCTGCCGCCCAAGAAAGTATATTGCCAATCAAGCTCTATCACGGCACCAGCAGTAAAAAAATCACCCACGCTGTCAGAGATCAGTCTCAAGTGGCGGTTGGTTTGGGTTTCTGTTGAAGCTAAGGTAGATAGATTTGCCATTGTTGTTTTGTCCAAATGTTTAAGTTGTTGAAATTGACTTAATTCTTCATCGCATCTCTAAAGTCAACGCCTTCTTTGGCGCAGCCTTTACGTGTTGTTCCCTATAATTGCGGAATGCGAATTCTCCGCCCAGGCACCAGTACGGTAAGATCGGGCCCAATCACATCTCGATTAGCCTCGTAAATTTCCCTGAACCTATAGACATAGCGGGCTCCAGAAATGTGGGATTGTTAGACCAGAACCTCTGAATAAACTCAAATTGTTCCCAGATATCAGACTGGTAGCACATGAATAGCAACCCAACACCACCTGTAGGTAGTCGATCGAGGTTGCTATAGTCGCTGATCTCTGTACCATAGGGGTTAATTTTTGCAGGTCGATGCATTAAAGGTGCACCTTTGATGCATCAAAGGTGCAGATTGATGCATTAAAGGTGCAGGTCGATGCAACAAAGGTGCAGGTCAAGAGACTTGTGTGTACACCGTAGCTCCTCGGAGAGGGGCCAGTAGGGAAGAGGTCAGCTTGGAATGGTACCAAGGTGTCGCAATATTCGGATTACAGTTCCTTAATCCGAATGTTGCGGAACTGAACTACTTCGGTATGGCACTGGAAGCCAATGAAACCTTCTGAACGCTTCTTCTTACCGTCGCTGGGATCGGCAAATCCTAAGAGTTCCGAGAAGGCTCCTTTACTAACTAATTGACCATTGAGTTTGACCTCAATCTCATTACCTTGCACTCTGATTTCATAGCTGTTCCAGTATTCTTGATTACCGGAGTTGCGCGGACTTAAGACTTTCGCAGCCCATTTTTGAGCGGGGAAAACTTCATATACTGCACCTGTTTTGTGCAAGGGACTACCATAAACGTTATTGCGGAAGTCGTAACCGCGCTCATCGATTTGAATTTCGGTGCTGGAGTTATAGAAGCTATCATCAAGAGCTTTGGGTTCTGGTGTTCGCAGGAAAATACCAGAGTTAGCTTCGATGTCGAAGGCTTTCCAATCCAACTTCAGAATGAAATTCTGGAATTTTTTCCGAGTAAACCAGAGAACGCCCAGGGCGACATTTTTATTACCAACACCTGCACCAAGCACAGCACCACTCTGATTTGGGACATCAAAGAAGTTTTGGCTACCTGATGCTGTAATTTCCCAACCATCAGCCTTGAAGTTACCCCGATAAAGGGTTTCAAAACCTGCTTCGTTGTCAATCGTTTGAACTTGGGAGTAGCGTTCAATAATTGAGCGAGCAATCTTACGGGATAGGGTTAGCCCTGTGGGTACAGGATTCGCTGAACCAACGGTAGTGAAAATAGACTGATCTACGCAATAGGCATTAGATACGTGGTGGAAACGACCATTTACATCTGTTACCGATGTGGTGAAGTCGTTACCAATCCACAATGTCCCTGATTCGTGATAAGTGGTACCTATTCCATCTTCCCCGCCGCTAAAGAACTCAATCGGTGCATTGGGGTCTTTTTTGGTGGCACTGCCTTTTGGTTGACCAGCCAACGCCTCAATGAAGGCAAAAGCTGCTTCAGATTGAGCATCTCGAACTTGTTTGTCTGCGGGCGTTTCTACTAGGTTTACAAATGCTTTAGGTACGCGCAGTTCCCGTCCGTTCTCAAAGTACACATCATCGCCAATACCGCCGAAGGGATTGACGCTGATCCAACTACTATTAGGATTACCGATTGGGGTTGTGCGATCGCCAAAGGTTTCGCCACAGGTGCGAATGCCGATCACAACCTTGTTCTCAATCGTCCCGGTAGTTTGAGCGGCGAGAATCTTCTCAAACTCCTCAATGTTCGGTACTACCCGGTAGAGGAACTCTTCGGGATTATTGGGGGCATTAGGAAAGGCTGAGGTGAATACATTTGGGGCAGCATAAAACTGAAAGTGGAATTGTCCCGGGCCTTTGGTTGTTTGTGTTGAGCCTGGGATGTGGAGAGCAGCAGTCTGCAACTCTTTTTCCAGTTCTGACGGGACACCCAAGGCGGGGCGGGCGATCTTCCAAATGAAGTTGCCACGAACGTGAACCATCAAGTTCCGCCCGATCAACTCTGAGTTCGGCTGCAACGTTTTGGGGCGTGGGAATGAATTTAAAGCCAGACGTGTTGAATTGACAGTATTGCCTGCCAGCACGATCGCAGCGCTGGGTTTGACATCCAGACGCACGATCCGAGCTTGGCTCTTGTTGTTGGGGTCAAACGGATTTTTTAAAGCCACCACAATTTGGGTGACGACGCCGTTACTAGTTTCTAACTTGATTACCTCGGCATTGGGCACGAGAAACAGCCGTCGGTTGGCATCATTTTGATTACTGGCTTCGCGGATGGCATCGAGCAGCAGAGGCAAGCTGCTAAACTTGTCCATACTAAATAAGCCAGACCCCGGCGATTGACCTAGCACTGCGATCGGTGGATCTTGCACTGTTGTTAGTGACGGCACTTTGCTCAACACGCTTTTAGCACGGTCTTTGAGAATATCGAACAGATCGCCATTGATAAAGTCGGCGACGGGCCAAGTGCCGATTTCACGCTCTACATATTCATAGCCGTCGGGCTTGTCTTTGAGCCGCAGATATTCCACAACCTCGGCGGGCCACTGTTTGAGATCGTCTTCGACCAGACGCGGTGTCCAGCCGCCCCAAAACAGCGATTTGCCACCCACACAACGGTGATGATCATTTAGCCTATTAGCACCGGCATAATTTGAGGGTTCGCCGATGTTTCTTCCCTGGGAATTTGGCTCAACCAGTGGTTCCAAAACTGAGTTAAATAAGTTACCAACGCGAGTCAGATTTTGAAAATGTTCGCTGATCAGGAATGGCCCAGATTCCAAAACTAGAATGCGTGGTTGTTGGTTTGGTAAGTCCTTACCAAACTCAAACAACTTGGTAGCTGTGTATGCACCATACATCCCTGAGCCAATCACCACAGCGTCAAATTGACCACCTGCTTGTGCTGCGAGGATTTCTTCCCAAGTATTGCAAACTAAACGAGCAACTGCATCTAATGCAAAAGTAGTTTTTTGCACATCAGGTATTGGCAAAGCCTGTCCTGAATCAAAAAGTCTATTTAAAGGCATGAGAATTTTCCTTAATCATGATTTGTTTTCAACACAATTTGAATGCAATCTTTACTGTGCATTTAAATTCGGCTGAAGTTTTCCATTGATTGTTTACTACGCGGCTGTTTGTTAATAAGTGCCGCAAGAGAGTTAGGACTTAAATTGACAGAAAGATAATTATGCAGATAAGCTGTAATCTGCTTTCTCAGATCCTTCTGTGATTGTGATATTTCCTATTTGCCTTACAACTCAAACAATAAGTCCAAGTCAAAGAAGAGGAAAAGGGGCAGGGGGCAGGGAGCAGGGGGGAAACCTCATAAATAAATTTAGAGGTTGTTTGAAAAGTGTTTCGCTGTGACTTTAATCACTTTTAGATCCCCCTAAATCCCCCTTAAAAAGGGGGACTTTAATTCTGGTTCCCCCCTTAAAAAGGGGTTAGGGGGGATCTAAAATTTTTGATACCGACAAGAGGACTTTTCAAACATCCTCTTAGGGGCTTGAAACCATTTTTGCAGAGGAATTTCAGTATCTTTCTCTCCTGCTTCCCTGCCTCTTCGGTCAACTAGGAGGCATCATCATGAGCGGAAACTGCATTTCCAATTTTGGAAATTGGAGGGAGAGAAAAGTTCTTTACCCTATAAGGAACACCTAGCCACTTAATGATGACGTAATTGAAAAAAATCACATCTGTAACCCCACTAAATTTACTCTGCTCAAGGAATTAAATCAGTTATTAGTTATTCACTTTTTGCTGAAGCAGTGCACGTTGAAAAACTATCACCCCTTAATTGAAGATTTATGCAAGTTCAAAAACATTACCAAAAACATTACATTTATGAACTTCGATTCAGCAATAGTTAAGGACAGCTAAATTTAGCTGTCCCTGATGTCATATATGAAACAGTGTATTCTCTGAACTACCAGGCAATTTGCGATCGCTCTTGCACAACTCGCTGATATACTTCTTCAGTTTGCTTGGCTAATTTTGGCCAGCTAAAGCGTCGCTCTAAATCCTCATAAGCGTTATCCACCAACCATTGCCGATATCCTGGATTTTTCAATACTTCCAAAATTCCCCAAGCTAAAGAATTGGGATTGTTCACCCAAGTCACAATGCCTGTTTTGGTATGTTGCACCACTTCTGGAAAACCACCAGTATCGGAAACTACCACTGGAACACGAGAAGCAAAGCTTTCTAAAGCCACAATCCCAAAGGGTTCGTAAAGACTAGGAAAAACGGCACAGTCAGCAACAGTTTGGAATTTATCTAAGTATTCATCGGAGAGAAAACCGGTAAAATAACAATGATGCCAAATTCCCAAATCCCAGGCTTGGCGCTTGAGATGGTCAGTATTGCCGCCACCAACGATGACAAATTTAACATTACCTCCCATTTCTGAAAGGATTTTAGGTGCGGCATTAAGTAATACAGGTACACCTTTTTCGTAGGTCATACGACCGAGGTAGTAAACGATTTTCTCATTGTCTGTGGCAAATTGACGGCGAAAATCCAGAGCATGAAAATTTATGTGATGCTGTTTCTTTTCGGCTCGGATACCGTTATAAATGACATCAATTTTGTCCCAAGGACTATGTAGCGCTCGTTCTACTTCTTGGCGCATGTAGTCGCTACAAACGATAATCCGCCAAGCATTGTAAGCGAGCAATGTTTCTTTGCCATTTATATAGCCTTGGATATCTGTGTGAATACCGTTGTAGCGTCCGTATTCCGTAGCGTGAATTGTAGCAATTAGTGGTATTTTAAAATTATGCTTGAGAGCGATCGCAGCATCTCCAACTAACCAATCATGGGCATGAATTAAATCAAAGGGCCCTTCCTCCAAGATCAACTTACCACCGTGATCTCCCATACTCAAGTTGAGATTAACTACCCAGTGGAAAAAATCGTTACTATGTCCAACTGGTACGCGATGTATGTGTACTCCCTCAACCACCTCATACATCGAAG encodes:
- a CDS encoding glycosyltransferase family 4 protein; the encoded protein is MKILVLSWEFPPRIIGGIARHVAELYPELAKLGHEVHLITAEFGQASMYEVVEGVHIHRVPVGHSNDFFHWVVNLNLSMGDHGGKLILEEGPFDLIHAHDWLVGDAAIALKHNFKIPLIATIHATEYGRYNGIHTDIQGYINGKETLLAYNAWRIIVCSDYMRQEVERALHSPWDKIDVIYNGIRAEKKQHHINFHALDFRRQFATDNEKIVYYLGRMTYEKGVPVLLNAAPKILSEMGGNVKFVIVGGGNTDHLKRQAWDLGIWHHCYFTGFLSDEYLDKFQTVADCAVFPSLYEPFGIVALESFASRVPVVVSDTGGFPEVVQHTKTGIVTWVNNPNSLAWGILEVLKNPGYRQWLVDNAYEDLERRFSWPKLAKQTEEVYQRVVQERSQIAW
- a CDS encoding family 16 glycoside hydrolase, producing MPLNRLFDSGQALPIPDVQKTTFALDAVARLVCNTWEEILAAQAGGQFDAVVIGSGMYGAYTATKLFEFGKDLPNQQPRILVLESGPFLISEHFQNLTRVGNLFNSVLEPLVEPNSQGRNIGEPSNYAGANRLNDHHRCVGGKSLFWGGWTPRLVEDDLKQWPAEVVEYLRLKDKPDGYEYVEREIGTWPVADFINGDLFDILKDRAKSVLSKVPSLTTVQDPPIAVLGQSPGSGLFSMDKFSSLPLLLDAIREASNQNDANRRLFLVPNAEVIKLETSNGVVTQIVVALKNPFDPNNKSQARIVRLDVKPSAAIVLAGNTVNSTRLALNSFPRPKTLQPNSELIGRNLMVHVRGNFIWKIARPALGVPSELEKELQTAALHIPGSTQTTKGPGQFHFQFYAAPNVFTSAFPNAPNNPEEFLYRVVPNIEEFEKILAAQTTGTIENKVVIGIRTCGETFGDRTTPIGNPNSSWISVNPFGGIGDDVYFENGRELRVPKAFVNLVETPADKQVRDAQSEAAFAFIEALAGQPKGSATKKDPNAPIEFFSGGEDGIGTTYHESGTLWIGNDFTTSVTDVNGRFHHVSNAYCVDQSIFTTVGSANPVPTGLTLSRKIARSIIERYSQVQTIDNEAGFETLYRGNFKADGWEITASGSQNFFDVPNQSGAVLGAGVGNKNVALGVLWFTRKKFQNFILKLDWKAFDIEANSGIFLRTPEPKALDDSFYNSSTEIQIDERGYDFRNNVYGSPLHKTGAVYEVFPAQKWAAKVLSPRNSGNQEYWNSYEIRVQGNEIEVKLNGQLVSKGAFSELLGFADPSDGKKKRSEGFIGFQCHTEVVQFRNIRIKEL